The region AAAGTCTTTCACAGAAAAAGGAAGCGAAAAGAGCAAGAATCAGAGATTTTCAGTGGAAAATACACATATGGCGTTGGCCATGGGGTAACCATGATGTGTAAGCACTTATCCATGTTCCAACGGTCACAAGACCACGTCTTCCACCCCTTGTACACATGATGGATGACATGCCTAGATGGCGGGCGCCATCTTCCCATTTCGCGTCCAGTCAAGGACGGTTGTAGAAAGTGGCCATGACCAGAGATATTTCCTTCACACAAATTTTGAAGATGCTACATAACTTTCAATGCATTGTTACACTATAAATAGGACTTAGATATTTAGTTGTAGGCATCCAAGTCTAGTTGCAGCATAGGCCATAGAATCACATTGTTAAAGAAATAATTCTTCACATCAGAGGATTATTGCACCATTgttgtaatcgagtttggagcaccGTAGAGTAGAAGTTAAGCTTGCCGTCATTTTACTTTCAAGTCAGATTTATTCAAATTTGTACCATATTCAAATCTCCGATTTGGAGAAGATTTTAAATATAATTtgcattattattatttatttctcgcTTCGCTTTTAAATTGTTTATTACCTCGCACTATCTTTAATTTGTGTTACTTCATTGCGCTGTTTTATCTTGTTTACTTTCCTTGCACGAGTACTTGTCAGATTAATTTTATCATCGCAAAAGATTCGTTTTCAAACCATACTTTGAACATATCATTCCCGTTGTTCACTTTTAAAATCATTTTCACACTTAGCACTTTGTTTCCCTATATGACTTATTCCATGAATCAATTATATGCTATGTTGTTTAATGTAATCATGTCCAGCTAAATCCTTAGTGTTGGAATGTGAGGACCGTCGTTCCAACGGTACTCCGCATGTTGTAGCTGTAGGAATATTTTAGGGGTTGTTTTGATTTTAAAATAAGTTTTTTGTGTTTAATTTGATCAGTTACTATGAAAGTAGATCCGTGATTAAGtcgggtaagatcgaaagtcgttCGACATTTAAGATAAAACTTGGTtagtttttaattgataaaaacaGCGAAAGTGCCTTGTTAAATTAGTTAGGAgattttaatattattaaaaagttattttaaaattattttcggacgcgtttatagGTTTAGGATCCGGTTGGCCGAGCATATGCCGGAAACCCTTTTATGTTAAAAAATTCCAATCAAAAGTATTTTTCAACTGAGCCTTAGAGGTAATTATATAAAAAAGGATTTTTCACTTTAACGCAATACGCGACTAGTGCAGCGTGAGCGGCTGATATAGATTAGAGGTTAGGTCTGATTCCGATTATGCTAACGTGACGGTTCCTTTTTAATTAACTCTTTTTTAAGGAAGAAAATATTAtcccataagtaattctatttAGAAACAATATGAATGTTGTTTAATCGATGTGAGTTACATTTCAGTATCATTTTCTCTGAATTTATCTTCACTATTTTTAATTCATGTGTACTCTATACACATGTTTGATTAGCCTTAGATAAGCACCATAAtgatagtaatcgatagattgacattggtctatgtgggatcgataatcttttatattactaTGATGTATTTCATATACTTGCGAAAAACATGCATCAATTATTGATTAAGTAAACAGAAagatttcaaaaattcattaTTCACCGTTTTATGATTGTGATAAATTTAGGAATAGTAAAAGAGATAGAAATGAGTGGTCAAGATCTCTGTTAATGATAATAATCTGTTTTGTTCTCTTTGGATTTTTGATAGGTAGAAATATGTGTGAGTGAGATGAAAAATCATTTTATCTTGAATAGAAAAGGAGTATGTAGAAAAGTCATTTCTAATTTATTACTGAGATATTTGCCAAAGACTTGCCTATCTCATATATCAGAAGATGCAGATTGGTACAACAGCAAATCAAATGGAACATTGTTCATCAATTCTTCCATGGGGAGTCTTCCAAAAAGAAAACCATCATGATATTCAGGAGTTTTGTTAAGCCGAGTTTTCATCCATGTCGCTGAATTCACACGAGCAAACATGTGTTCAAATTTGCATGAGAATCCGTTCAATATCAGCTATTTATCTAGAAAAACATTACGATTTGGTCATGTTACTAACTTAAATTCGAAGCTTTCATTAAAGATTATGAGTTTAGAAAGTTTTCGAACTACTACATGCGATGTAATTGCATAGCAGATTAAAGGTAACAGACGCCATGAAACTGGAATGGTGACGGTCGGAGATTGTGGCATCACGTCAAAGGAAATGGTTATGATGCCGATCACAACCCAAACACCCTCTGCACGACTCAAGAACCCTATCTAAACTGTTAAACCAGTATGTGTGGTCGATGAAGAGCTGTGTTTCAAGAGTTTAAACTGCAGGTCGCAGATTACTACCATCCTCCTAGTGGAAAACACAACCAAATGATTGATCCATCACAAATAGGTATACTTCGGGATGCGACTTGGGACAGACTAAGATTATTTGTACTATCACACACTAGAGCTATTTTTCTACATTAGTTCTCAGTGAAGAATACTCAAAAATTATGGATTCAATGGCCTAGAACTTCTAAGACAGAAAACGAAAATTGCTTAACAAAGTAAGAACCTGTTTATGTTAAATGGACTATAGAACAATATGCTATTGTTGATGCACTCCATATATGTACGTTTATCACTGAAGCTTGACCATAATAAGACGCATTGGACTCCCTGATGTCTCCCTAATCTAGCTCACAATGGTCACAGACGAATTTTATTGAAAGCATGAGGAAATCTGTTGAGCTGCTGTAATTTCATCATATATTCATACTTAACCAAAGAAGTTTAAGGATCGTCTTAAAATCATATGTTGATGTATCATAACTTTGCGAGCTAATTGACAATTGAACTCGAAGAGAGGATGTATCAAACAACTCTTTAGAAGGCGTCTTACCTTCTGATACAGGAACATGAGAATCCTAATGATCATTGACTAAATGTTGGTGACGGAAACAATAAATATTTCCATGTCGGCTTACGTAATAAGGGTGGGTGGCCGACAATGTATTTCGGTTCTGATTATATGTTGCACAGGTTTATACTTATTTAGTAAACTTTGCGTTTTGTAGTTGTTCTTTGATGACAGAAGTGATAAACTGAAAAGCTTGTTTATTTCATTTGAGAAGTTGACTATTTAAAACCCTTACATAACAGAATCTGCACTAGCCTAAAAAATAGGACTTCCTAAAGACTAGGCAACTTATTAACAATTCAGAAAATAACTCCTACAAACTAGAAAATAACTCCTACAAACTAGGACATTAACGTTAACAAATTCTCCCTTAAACTAAGTAGATTACTTAGTTTACTTCACATACTCCAAGTAAATCTCTAAGCTTCTGAAATTGTTCCAGCTTGAGAGGCTTTGTTAGGATATCAGCAACTTGATCCTGTGAGCCACAATGAACTAAACAGATTGCTCCTTCCTTGCATAAATCTCTTAGAAAATGGAGTCGAACTGCAATATGCTTACTCCTTTTTGTGCAGAACCGTATTTTTGGATAATTTTATTGTTGAACTATTATCACAAAAAATGGTTGTGCACTCATTATTATCACAGCAAAGGCTTTTAAGAACCATCTTCATCCACATCGCTTGATAAGCACATGCCGCTGCTGCTACGTATTCAGCCTCCGTCGTTGACAGTGTCACAATTGGTTGCTTTCTAGAAGACCAAGCTACTGCTCCTGAACTGATCATGAAAGCATATCCTGAAGTGCTCTTTCTATCCTCCAAACATTCTGCATAATCACTGTCGTTGTAGGCAGTCAACATGTTACTTGCTCCTTTCTGATATAAAATGCCAAAGCTGGTAGTTCCCTTCACGTACCTTAGCACCCTTTTTGCAGCATTAAGATGAAGTTCTGTAGGTTGAGACATATACCTACTAATTAAGCTCATTGCATACAACAAATCTGGACGAGTTGATGTTAAGTAAATCAAGCTCCCAACTAGCTGTTTGTAGAAAGTGCTCTCAACCATAACTCCATTCTCATCTTTCGAAATTTTGAAACCAGGAACTATAGGATTTAAAACAGCATTGCATTCTTCCATTTGAAATCTTTTAAGTACATCCCATGCATACTTCTTTTGGCTAATGAAGATTCCATTTTTCAATTGTTGCACCTCAATACCAAGGAAATACCTCATCTTTCCTAAATCCGACATATCGAATTCCTTCATCATTGACCTCTTAAATTCCATCATCATTGATTCATCATTCCCAGAATATATTAAATCATCAACATATTAACTTACAATCAAAAGTTTACCTTGAATGCTAGTTTTAACGAACAGAGTTTGCTCGCTGGAGCACTTCTCAAATCCCTCCCTTAAGAAATATGATTCGATGCGACTAAACCAAGCTCgaggagcttgtttgagtccatagAGAGATTTTTTAAGCTTGTACACTTTGTGAGGTTCATCTTTCTTCACAAAACCAAGGGGTTTCTCTACATAGACATCCTCCATTAACTCGCCATGTAAAAATGCAGATTTGACGTCAAGTTGATATACCTTCCATTCCTTCTGAGCAGCTAGTGCAAGAATAATTCTGACAGTGTCCATTCGAGCCACCGGTGCGAAGACTTTAGCATAATCAATTCCATATCGCTGCACATACCCTTTGGCGACCAATCGGGCTTTAAATTTCTCCACTTCACCGAGCTCATTCAGTTTCGTTTTGAAAACCCACTTTACTCCAATCTGCTTTGCGCCTTTTGGTAAATCAGTGAGGAACCATGTATTGTTCTTTTCTATGCTCTTGATTTCAACCTCCATAGCTTTCTTCCAATGTTCACTTTTCATAGCTTCTTCAAAATTATCAGGGTCTGAATTTGTACTTACAGCAAAATTAATTTCATTATCTGAAAAACCTTCTCCGCTCACATAATCATTCATCCAGATAGGTGGCCTCCTGTTTCGTACTTCTGTATCGGAGTTTGAGGAAGTGCTGAAAATTGACGGATGTGTTGTTGCATCACTTGTCTCAATTTCATCTTCAAAAACAGCAGCATTATCATCAAAATTTGGATGTGCAGCCTCCAAGTCCCCATCAATTTCTTCTTCTACAGTTATTTTATCTTCACTTTCTCCTCATTCAAGCTCATCAAGTATCTGCTGCTTATAGCTCTTATCCCAATCCCattttttcttctcttcaaaCACAACATCCCTGCTGATTACTACCTTCTTTGACACGGGATCATATACTTTGTATCCTTTTGATTCATCGCTAATTCCCAACAGAATGCCACTTATACTTTTGCTTTCCAACTTCGTTCTTTTTGCATCTGGTACATGTATGTGGCATACACACCCAAAGACCCTGAGGTGTTCAACTGATGGTTTTGCTCCACTCCAAACTTCTTCTGGGGTTGTATCTTTTAAGGCTATTGTGGGACATCGATTGAGAACATAAACTATCCACTTTACTGCTTCAGGCCAAAAAGGTTTTGGAATACCTTTTTCAGACAACATGCTTCTTACACAGTTCATCACTGTACGATTTTTCCTTTCAGCGACTCCGTTTTGTTGAGGAGTGTATGCCGTCGTCAGTTGTCTTTTAATTCCATTGTCTTTACAGAAATCGTTGAACTCAATAGAGGTGaactccccccccccccctcgATCTGTTCGTAAGCATTTGATAGAAAGATCGGTTTCTTTCTCAACAAATGTCTTAAATATTTTGAATACAACAAATGTATCTGACTTTGCATGCAAAATATACGACCAAACTTTCTGGCTATAATCATCAATTAAGCATAGCACATATTTTCTTTCACTATTAGAAATAGGTGAAATTGGACCACACAAGTCAGCATGAATAAGTTCTAACCTTTGTGTTGCTCTCCATGTGCTTCTTTTTGGAATGGGCTCCCTGTGTTGCTTTCCTTTCAAACAGTCTACACAGACTTCATTTGAGATTGTCAATTGAGGCAAACCTTGCACCATTTGCTTACTCTGCAAGATTTGGAGATTTGTGTTGCTGATATGTCCCAATCTGCAGTGCCATAGGTGTGTGAGGTCCTCACTTGCTGCATTGAAACATACTTCCTGTTTTGGTTGGAGGGACATTGATAGCATCTTGGCTACCAAGATGAACATCCGATTTACCGTCATTTTGATTTGAATGATCAAACCTCTCTGTGGATGAAAAAGTTTGCACATTCCAGCTTCTATAAGGATGGAAAGACCTCTTTCCTGGAGTTGCCCAATGCTTAGAAGATTATTTTTGAGTTCAGGAACACAAAAGACATCACTGACGGTGAATTTAGCATTATCAACCTCCATTTTGATGCTTCCTTTTCCAGAAACTTGCATTCTAGTATCGTTGCCCAACTTCACATTTTGTTGAGAGACACTTCCAAACTCATAAAATAGAGCTTTGTTACCACACATGTGATTACTACAGCCTGAATCCAAGAACCAAATGTCTTCTCGCTTTGCTCCAATTTCATCGACATAGGCCATCAGCAACATCTCCTCCTTCTCGTCTAGTTCTGCGTAATTTGAATGCTTTCCTAATGTAGGGCATTCATATTGGAAGTGGCCAAAATTGTGACATCGGTAACATTCCACATTAGCTTTGTTTAGATATGTTCTCCCTCTTCCTCGACCTCCTCTAATTTCTCCTCTTCCTCGACCTCTCCCTCTTTCAGATCTCCCTTCATGAGTCACCTTCAGCAATACTTGTTCTTCTCCGTCGACATTCTTCATTCTCTGCTCATGGATCAACAAGCTGCTTTGAAGTTCATCGACGATAAGAGTGTCGACATTGTTGGATTCTTCAATGGAGCAAACAACATAATTAAATTTTGGTACAAGGGATCTGAGAATCTTCCCTGTAATATCCCTTTCTTGTACAatttctccacacgctttcatccGTTTGGCAATGGAAAGAGTTCGCCCAAAATAGGAATTAACAGTCTCTCCCTCCTTCATTCTGAGTATTTCAAACTCAGACTTCAATGTTTGCAATTGAGCCCTCTTCACCCTCGTGGAACCCTTGAACTTTTGTTTCATAGAGTCCCAAATCTGCTTGGAAGTATCATCATTGAGTATGGTCTCCAAGATTTCTCTATCAATTGCTTGATACAGATAATTCTTTATCTTCATATCTTTCAACCGTTGCTCCTCTATCACCTTCATTTGTGCTTCTGTCCTTGAGTGCCTTCTGGAACCGTGTCGATTCCCTTCTCAATTAGGGTCCAATGTTCCTTTGCAAGGAGGAAATTCTCCATCAGTTTTGCCCAGTGCTCATAGTACCCATCGAATCTTGGAATTTCCGGTTGCACGAACTTCCCATTGGCACTGCTACTCTGATGCCAAATGATAAACTGAAAAGCTTGTTTATTTCATTTGAGAAGTTGGCTATTTAAAACCCTTACATAACAGAATCTGCATTAGCCTAAAAAATAGGACTTCCTAAAGACTAGGCAACTTATTAACAATTCAGAAAATAACTCCTACAAACTAGAAAATAACTCCTACAAACTAGGACATTAACCTTAACAAGAAGCTCCAATATACAGGACATTCCTTGAGCTTTCATGTGGTATTAATAGGTTGCTTTTGTCGTCgttgatgatgaatgaacaaAATATTAGTAGTAACATTATGTTGAAATaatcatttaattaattatcGAATCTGATTTATATATTGTCTTTGGTTTGGTTAAATGAAACTTCTTGCATATGTATGTGGAATTTTTGACTTCTTTTCAGTAGAGCATCGTCTCAGGTCCTCAACTCGCCTCCAGCTTCGTCCTGCAGGTAGTATTCCTCGCCCTTGTAAGCAGACTAGCCTAAAGGGATGCAACACTGCTAACAACTATTTCAAACACCATTAGAGAAATGAAAGAGAGGAAAACTTGTGGATTCTAAGCAAACACACTAAAAACAATGTCATCAAATAGTAGAAGATAAGATACAAGACAAAAGAGACAAGTTCCATCCCACTAATTGGTATCGACTACATACATCATACAACACCATAATATACTATCATATAACATATCGGATAAATAGCCATTTTGGTTCATTGATGTGTAAAGGTATTTTCACTGTATGTGTTCCGGTTCTGATTAATCAAACATGGCCGACAAGGCTTATTGAAAATGAAGACATGAGGTAGGAAATCCTTGAATTCAACAAAAGGCTACCTGGAACGGCTTCCAGTACCGAAGATAGTATCAAGTCTACAAACTACTCGGGGAGCTTTCATCAAGACATAAATCATCAAAAAAAACAATAGGATAAGTATATGAAATTTTATGCTTTAAATAATTGTTGTCAGATAAGACAAATTAATTTCTTTGTTGTTTATAAATTAAATTAGAACTTACATTAGGCAAATGGGTGTCGCTCCTTTCCCCTGCGAGGGAAGGAAGCACCTCCTCTTTCCTAGATTATACATGGCAATTGTCGGGAAGAAGATCGGACAGAGACTTACCCTCCAATAAAAGTAAGGGCCGAGAACGATAAAGATCCTCACAAAAGAGAGAAATCGGCTTCGGTCGGGTAACGCTTAGTAAAACCTCTAGCTTAACTGAAATCTAAGCAcacttgaagcctctggcataatcggATTCGGTCAGGTAACGTTTAATAAAAGCTCTGACTAACTGAAGTCTGAGCGCACTTGAAGCCTATGGAATAATCGGCTTCGACCGAGTAACGTTTAATAAAACCTCTGGTCTAACTGAAGTCCAAACGCACTTCAAGCCTCTAGCATAATCGGCTTTGATCAGGTAACGTTTAATTAAACCTATGGCCTGACTGAATTACAAGCGCACTTGAAGCCTTTGGCATAATCGGCTTCGGTCGGGTAATGTTTAATAACCAtctggcctaactgaagtccaagcgAAATTGAAGCCTCTGGCATTTAACATCAACCCCCCTAGGCTCTGAATGTCGATCATACAAATTTAACAAACCCCTGACCTTAAGCGATTTAGGGTAACGTATCACTGGACAAATATCTGACATGATCTACTCGAAGTTAGTCGGCCTATGTTCGAAGTAAGATACTTGACAAATTAGTAAAGCCTGGCTCGCTGAGGCTGTGTATCTACATAGTATAAATCATAAACAAATCTCATGAGGGCTCAAGTACTATTATAAAAGGATATCATAAGGCATCTAAACACAGCAAAACACTTCTATAAGGGATGACCAACAACAAAGTGATTATGAACTGATAATTCGATGAGAATGATTTTTTTGGTTTAGAACACACCAAAGATTCTCAGATCCCAATAAATATGGGTCATGTAAAGAATGAAGCCAGATATACTCAGAATTTTCCAAAAACCTATGATCATCTAAAAGATATCAGGATTTGGTCATTACTAATTCGAAAACACACATGGGCTATCACAATCCTCATGACAAGAATATGCATTAACATAGTTAAAGTAGAAATGCAATTAGTCGAGAACCCGCTGGGGCTTTCCGATTTATATATCTAGAACATGTCGAGCTTTGCAACGGCCATGGGTCAAGAACCAATATCAATTTTCCCCACCTCGCCATCAGTCGGAGGATTGAACAAGACATTCATGATTAAAGCCTATTTTTATGCCTAGGGCTTCCATGAATGATAGCCTCGAAAAGTCAATTATAAGAATAAGATAAGAAACAACCAGTACAGCAGAAcaaggaaataagattgtcaTAATATTATGAAACGGAGCAGGATCCAGTACAAAACAGGAAGGGAAGGCGGATAACATACTTTAAAATATTGCATAATGCATCCTAACGGATGACTAAAACCGATCAATTGAAAAATATATCTCGGCCAGGATGTATGAACCCGACTTCAATGGTCCagggtgtagcacctcaaatttgcacctatcattatgcatacattttcatattagatcatagcatatcatgatccattgcatagcattgcattgcctcttttgcctcaagtgcaagccaatcaagaaattaggtcaaactgatcaggagatcagtcagtcaatcaagcaaaggtgtttctcaaggagccaaggctctagggtttgtccaacaagttcacatgacttggaggtctatttgaagtgttcatgtcaagggttgaaggctcagaggtcatcagttcatatacagacagtcaaaagtcaaagaaagtcaacagtcagtcaaggcagtggatggtggccattcttgtggaatttgggcaccatgatcaataatcaagagttcatacaacttgggacatcatttgaagtcaagttctcaaggaattagggtttggaaatcatcagtcaatgcacaatcagtcagaaaccctaaaagtcaactgttggtcaactacctatttaatcagtgatttgatgaaaGGAAATGGTTTGTgagatcttattcatgtccaaatagtcatcatatatcatgccaaacaccatcatggaagaatttgaagccagatcaaaaatttccaaaaatggaaactgggcctgtaactgaaacttgccaaaaatggaaagtcttgatcctcaaacttacatcatgatacaagcctcaaatgaatttttgcccaacatgaaagttgaagatcttgttctcccatttccaaaaagtccaagaactcttaattcccatgtgtgtttggcaagttatgatcgaatcgatttcagaaaaccttgaacttcaaagggccatatctcccaaaccgtttggccaattttggtggggttttttcctacaagtcacatttgatcccctctttccaaaaatataaatttcatgagccca is a window of Lathyrus oleraceus cultivar Zhongwan6 chromosome 6, CAAS_Psat_ZW6_1.0, whole genome shotgun sequence DNA encoding:
- the LOC127095120 gene encoding secreted RxLR effector protein 161-like produces the protein MSDLGKMRYFLGIEVQQLKNGIFISQKKYAWDVLKRFQMEECNAVLNPIVPGFKISKDENGVMVESTFYKQLVGSLIYLTSTRPDLLYAMSLISRYMSQPTELHLNAAKRVLRYVKGTTSFGILYQKGASNMLTAYNDSDYAECLEDRKSTSGYAFMISSGAVAWSSRKQPIVTLSTTEAEYVAAAACAYQAMWMKMVLKSLCCDNNECTTIFCDNSSTIKLSKNTVLHKKE